A DNA window from uncultured Methanoregula sp. contains the following coding sequences:
- a CDS encoding 30S ribosomal protein S12: MGQGKFAARKLVRDSNKFRWADKNYARRELNLDVKSDPLEGAPQARGIVLEKIGVEAKQPNSAIRKCVRVQLIKNGRQVSAFAVGDGAINFIDEHDEVEIEGIGGRLGRSMGDIPGVRYVVTKVNNVCLHEMVIGRKEKPRR, encoded by the coding sequence ATGGGACAGGGTAAATTTGCAGCCAGAAAACTGGTTCGGGACTCAAATAAGTTCCGGTGGGCAGACAAGAATTACGCCCGCCGTGAACTCAATCTCGATGTGAAGTCGGATCCCCTTGAGGGCGCTCCGCAGGCGAGAGGTATCGTGCTTGAGAAGATCGGTGTCGAGGCTAAGCAGCCCAACTCCGCAATCCGGAAGTGCGTGCGCGTCCAGCTGATCAAGAACGGACGGCAGGTCAGCGCATTCGCAGTCGGTGATGGTGCCATCAACTTTATCGATGAACACGATGAAGTCGAGATCGAAGGCATCGGCGGCCGTCTGGGCCGGTCCATGGGAGATATTCCCGGTGTCCGGTATGTCGTCACCAAAGTGAACAACGTCTGCCTCCATGAGATGGTCATTGGCAGGAAAGAGAAACCGCGCAGGTGA
- a CDS encoding 6-carboxytetrahydropterin synthase — MKTGIYKEVQIDTSHRLLHYQGKCANLHGHRWKIEVWMEGEPNPATQIVIDYSLIKKIVNKYDHQIILNQDDPMVPRIREFHPVITTPGDPTSELIASIIREDLYAACRELGIKATVPKIRVWESPTSCAELTE; from the coding sequence ATGAAGACCGGGATCTATAAGGAGGTGCAGATTGATACCAGCCACCGCCTGCTCCATTATCAGGGCAAGTGCGCCAATCTCCACGGGCACCGGTGGAAGATCGAGGTCTGGATGGAGGGGGAGCCGAACCCTGCCACGCAGATCGTGATCGATTACAGTCTGATCAAAAAAATTGTGAACAAGTACGATCACCAGATCATCCTCAACCAGGATGACCCGATGGTTCCCCGCATCCGCGAGTTCCACCCGGTGATCACAACACCCGGTGACCCGACCAGCGAGCTGATCGCATCCATCATCCGGGAGGATCTCTATGCAGCCTGCCGCGAACTGGGTATAAAGGCAACGGTACCGAAAATCCGGGTGTGGGAATCCCCGACATCCTGTGCTGAGCTTACAGAATGA
- a CDS encoding radical SAM protein has protein sequence MKIADIFRSLQGEGKNQGKPCLFIRLAGCNLKCRWCDTPESRDGGMEMSLDTILEQVWRLNPPYVCITGGEPLLQADDLEHLLASLSRRGTLIDIETNGTIDFCNLQKYASVCMDVKCPSSGEQSNLALLEKILPQDSVKFVVHDEADCRYAQEVMDTHRIAGEIFFSPVFGTDYAPITRFILVNNLPVRFQLQLHKIIGVK, from the coding sequence ATGAAGATCGCAGATATTTTCCGGAGCCTCCAGGGTGAGGGGAAGAACCAGGGGAAGCCCTGCCTCTTCATCCGGCTTGCCGGATGCAACCTGAAATGCCGCTGGTGCGATACACCGGAATCACGGGATGGCGGTATGGAGATGAGTCTTGATACCATCCTTGAACAGGTCTGGCGCCTCAACCCGCCTTATGTCTGTATCACGGGAGGAGAACCCCTGCTCCAGGCAGACGACCTTGAACACCTGCTCGCGTCACTTTCGCGGAGAGGGACTCTTATCGATATCGAGACCAACGGGACGATCGATTTTTGTAACCTCCAGAAGTATGCATCGGTATGCATGGACGTGAAGTGCCCGTCATCCGGTGAACAGAGCAACCTTGCCCTGCTGGAAAAGATCCTCCCGCAGGACAGTGTGAAATTTGTCGTGCATGACGAAGCGGATTGTCGTTATGCGCAGGAAGTCATGGATACCCACCGAATTGCAGGGGAGATCTTCTTCTCACCCGTCTTTGGCACGGATTATGCACCCATTACCCGGTTCATCCTTGTCAATAACCTTCCGGTGAGGTTCCAGCTGCAGCTCCACAAAATTATCGGAGTGAAATGA
- the queC gene encoding 7-cyano-7-deazaguanine synthase QueC gives MKAVCLLSGGMDSSTLAYVAKDKGYEILALHLNYGQRTERKELACAKKIAGLLDAKDFLELDVGYFTRFGASSLTDTSIAVEEFDPARAHVPNTYVPFRNANLLSIATSFAEARGADAIFIGVQSLDYSGYPDCRPAFIEAFQNVINLGTKDTTEITLFTPFIRMTKTDILREGMRLGVPYEHTWSCYRNEGKACGTCGSCHFRKEAFAAMGRKDPIEYEE, from the coding sequence ATGAAAGCCGTTTGTTTACTCTCCGGAGGCATGGATTCGTCCACCCTCGCGTACGTGGCAAAAGACAAAGGATACGAGATCCTGGCCCTTCACCTGAATTACGGGCAGAGGACCGAGAGAAAAGAACTTGCCTGCGCAAAAAAGATTGCCGGCCTGCTGGATGCAAAGGACTTTCTCGAACTGGATGTCGGGTATTTCACCCGGTTCGGGGCCAGCAGTCTTACGGATACATCGATTGCGGTCGAAGAGTTTGATCCCGCACGGGCACATGTACCCAATACCTACGTCCCGTTCCGGAATGCAAACCTGCTCTCTATCGCAACCAGTTTTGCCGAAGCGAGAGGTGCAGATGCCATCTTCATCGGTGTCCAGTCGCTGGACTACAGCGGATATCCTGACTGCAGACCGGCATTCATCGAGGCTTTCCAGAACGTGATCAACCTTGGCACAAAAGACACGACCGAGATTACCCTTTTTACGCCATTTATCAGGATGACCAAGACCGATATCCTGCGCGAAGGCATGAGACTTGGCGTGCCCTATGAACACACCTGGTCCTGTTACCGCAATGAAGGCAAGGCCTGCGGTACCTGCGGGTCCTGCCATTTCCGGAAGGAGGCATTTGCCGCCATGGGGAGAAAGGATCCCATAGAGTACGAGGAATAA
- a CDS encoding NUDIX hydrolase, with protein MEIFRGRRLWIEQRRVQLPNGLEREKLIVHPSSAVAILPIECDRCKLIRQYRYAIDDYILEAPAGALENDEEPLTAAGRELIEETGFAALSIEPRGFIITTPGYTDEKIYLYEAHGLTPSQEYGKDEDEVIEVVDVAVSDLPAMVRDGKITDAKTICLIYRCLGC; from the coding sequence ATGGAGATCTTTCGCGGGAGACGGCTCTGGATCGAACAGCGCAGGGTGCAGCTGCCAAACGGGCTGGAGCGGGAAAAACTCATTGTCCACCCGAGCAGTGCCGTTGCGATCCTGCCCATAGAGTGTGACCGGTGCAAGCTGATCCGGCAATACCGGTACGCCATCGATGATTATATCCTTGAAGCCCCGGCCGGAGCGCTTGAAAACGATGAAGAGCCACTGACGGCAGCGGGACGGGAACTGATCGAAGAGACCGGTTTTGCAGCCCTGTCGATCGAACCCCGGGGATTTATCATCACAACTCCCGGGTATACTGATGAGAAGATCTACCTGTACGAAGCCCACGGGCTGACACCTTCTCAGGAATACGGGAAAGATGAGGACGAGGTTATCGAGGTTGTAGATGTAGCGGTCAGCGACCTCCCCGCCATGGTGCGGGACGGGAAGATCACCGATGCCAAGACCATCTGCCTCATCTACCGGTGCCTCGGGTGCTGA
- a CDS encoding alpha/beta hydrolase, with protein sequence MRWFLVTVIILIVCLVSAGCTGGTAPAKSTYSVDAGGVLSLACAPAATSEEVLFTNDTFTLSRIVMHTEDGDVVTYLAAPKSPKAAIVYVPGAGERRSGHDERMVRFASAGYAFLFVDTRGNGAETAGVPFGQQLIQQDYARFEKGEMPQYYLSICDLVSAQKMLTGKFQVPVYAMGSSNGGRYAAVAAGVDSQFAGYVGISTSDWGLRDSVLRQGYTGDPVRFATSLEPGTYIGSISPRPVWMFHAEKDPIIPFGNGQQLFAKAQEPKTFLNFTGDHGINSDVDTKILWQWAQIYAPRG encoded by the coding sequence ATGCGATGGTTCCTCGTCACGGTCATCATTCTCATCGTATGCCTGGTATCGGCGGGATGTACAGGAGGTACCGCTCCTGCCAAATCCACGTACTCGGTTGATGCCGGAGGGGTTCTCTCCCTTGCCTGTGCACCGGCAGCAACGAGCGAAGAGGTGCTCTTTACCAATGACACGTTCACATTATCGCGAATCGTGATGCACACGGAGGATGGCGATGTGGTGACTTACCTTGCAGCACCAAAATCTCCAAAGGCAGCAATCGTGTACGTGCCGGGTGCAGGGGAGAGACGTTCTGGACATGATGAACGGATGGTCCGGTTCGCATCGGCCGGTTACGCATTCCTCTTTGTAGATACGCGGGGCAACGGGGCGGAGACCGCAGGAGTGCCGTTCGGCCAGCAGCTGATCCAGCAGGATTATGCCCGGTTTGAGAAGGGCGAGATGCCGCAATACTACCTGAGTATCTGCGATCTCGTATCAGCACAGAAGATGCTCACCGGAAAATTCCAGGTACCGGTATATGCAATGGGGTCCAGCAACGGGGGCCGGTACGCAGCCGTGGCAGCCGGTGTAGATTCTCAGTTTGCCGGTTACGTGGGTATCTCCACATCGGACTGGGGGCTCCGCGATTCCGTTCTCAGGCAGGGATATACCGGTGACCCGGTCCGGTTTGCGACATCGCTGGAACCGGGTACATATATTGGATCAATCTCGCCTCGGCCGGTCTGGATGTTCCATGCAGAAAAGGATCCGATTATCCCATTCGGGAACGGACAGCAGCTCTTTGCAAAAGCACAGGAGCCCAAGACATTCCTGAACTTTACCGGGGATCACGGCATCAACTCCGATGTTGATACTAAGATCCTTTGGCAATGGGCGCAAATTTATGCCCCCCGCGGGTGA
- the prf1 gene encoding peptide chain release factor aRF-1: MAEEAVEMDDARKRYEFKKTLEKLQSQQGDGTELITLYIPPDKQIFDVTNQLKDEFGQCANIKSKQTKTNVQSAISSILSRLKYYKRPPASGLAVFCGTVKTFGDRTDLQCTIIEPPEPLNLYMYRCSSNFELEPLLQMLEEKYVYGLLVLDKREAYWGFLRGNRIEPVGGANSTVPGKMRKGGQSAARFGRLREIAIDEFYTKIGERSSAIYLAEKDFFERFKGVLIGGPSPTKEEFEKGNYLHHEVQKRIVGLFDVAYTNEDGLSELVDAAKDALKGMTVIKEKAFMDRFLKELVKEDGLAAYGEESIRHNLGIGAVDILLLSAKLRKSRLRIKCQSCDYTTEKTINIEPGKTVGDIPLGICPKCSAPLVLDEEIDIVDELTKLADQSSSKVEIISDDFEEGSILFTAFGGIAAILRYRTGY, from the coding sequence ATGGCAGAAGAAGCAGTGGAGATGGACGATGCGCGCAAGCGCTATGAATTCAAGAAGACCCTGGAGAAACTCCAGTCACAGCAGGGAGACGGGACGGAGCTGATAACGCTCTACATCCCGCCCGACAAGCAGATCTTCGATGTGACCAACCAGCTCAAGGATGAGTTCGGGCAGTGCGCGAATATCAAGAGCAAGCAGACCAAGACCAATGTCCAGAGCGCCATCTCCTCCATCCTCTCCCGTCTCAAATACTACAAGCGTCCCCCGGCGAGCGGGCTTGCCGTCTTCTGCGGCACGGTCAAAACTTTCGGCGACCGGACCGATCTCCAGTGTACCATCATCGAACCGCCGGAGCCTCTCAACCTCTATATGTACCGTTGCAGCTCGAATTTCGAGCTCGAGCCGCTCCTCCAGATGCTTGAGGAGAAGTACGTGTATGGTCTGCTCGTTCTCGATAAGAGGGAAGCATACTGGGGATTCCTGCGCGGCAACCGCATTGAACCGGTTGGCGGGGCAAACTCAACGGTGCCGGGCAAGATGCGCAAAGGCGGCCAGTCGGCGGCCCGGTTCGGGCGTCTGCGGGAGATCGCCATCGACGAATTCTACACGAAGATCGGTGAGCGGTCAAGCGCGATCTACCTTGCAGAAAAGGACTTCTTCGAGAGATTCAAAGGGGTTCTGATCGGGGGACCAAGCCCGACAAAAGAGGAGTTCGAGAAAGGGAATTATCTCCATCACGAGGTCCAGAAAAGGATCGTCGGGCTCTTCGATGTTGCGTACACCAATGAGGACGGGCTCTCGGAACTGGTTGATGCAGCCAAGGATGCCCTCAAAGGCATGACCGTTATCAAGGAGAAGGCCTTCATGGACCGGTTCTTAAAAGAGCTGGTAAAGGAAGACGGGCTTGCAGCATACGGAGAGGAGAGCATCCGCCACAACCTCGGGATAGGCGCAGTCGATATCCTCCTTCTCTCGGCAAAACTCCGTAAATCACGGCTGAGAATCAAATGCCAGAGCTGTGATTATACAACAGAGAAGACGATCAATATCGAGCCGGGCAAGACGGTAGGGGATATTCCGCTTGGGATCTGCCCAAAATGCTCGGCACCGCTCGTGCTCGATGAAGAGATCGATATTGTTGACGAACTGACAAAACTGGCCGACCAGAGCAGTTCCAAAGTCGAGATCATCTCCGACGATTTCGAGGAGGGATCTATCCTCTTTACGGCATTCGGCGGAATAGCGGCCATCCTCCGGTACAGGACGGGATACTGA
- the argS gene encoding arginine--tRNA ligase, whose translation MLQDMFTIIETAIKETTGVADALLVAGGEHADLATTVAFTLAKQKRQAPVKIAQELAADLTKRPDLAGITIEAKGPYINFIFGKDYVSNVLRAAVQPGYGNLPKKPIRVVLEHTSANPNGPLHVGHIRNSIIGDTLARAFRKAGYPLEVQYYVNDMGRQIAIVAWGFDNLDSKQLDGEKEDAHIARIYIAANREIEKDEGITQQVNTLMQLVENGDPATVKKFRREVSRCLDGFKVTMKDLNVAHDRFVWESDFIRNGNTERIINKLKRIPQAHEEETLYLDLSEFGFENKYVLRRSDGTSVYAARDLAFHAWKGANFDRVIDVLGADHKLIGAQLQCTMKLLGEKVPEIVHFEFVSLPEGSMSTRAGKFVSADDLITEIRKRAFEEVTTRRPELDEKTRRSIAQSVGLAAIRYDIVKVSPEKSTVFDWKEALDFERQSGPYIQYAHARACSILEKAGAFPEVFELETEQEIILAKMIARFPRVIENVVAELRPHILAIYARELADTFNTFYHYEPVLKSEGQIRNRRLTLVKAVQNTLKESLETLGIDAIHSM comes from the coding sequence ATGCTTCAGGACATGTTCACAATAATAGAAACGGCAATCAAAGAGACTACCGGTGTTGCTGATGCACTCCTGGTCGCTGGTGGCGAGCATGCAGATCTCGCAACCACGGTTGCATTTACTCTTGCAAAACAAAAGAGACAGGCTCCGGTAAAGATTGCACAGGAACTTGCTGCGGATCTTACCAAACGCCCCGATCTCGCCGGGATTACCATTGAGGCAAAAGGTCCGTATATCAATTTCATATTCGGGAAAGACTATGTCAGCAACGTCCTGAGAGCCGCGGTTCAGCCGGGATACGGGAACCTGCCAAAGAAACCGATCCGGGTTGTCCTCGAACACACGAGCGCGAACCCGAACGGCCCCCTGCATGTCGGGCATATCCGGAACTCTATCATCGGGGATACGCTCGCCCGTGCATTCAGGAAAGCGGGTTACCCGCTCGAAGTCCAGTATTACGTCAATGACATGGGCAGGCAGATCGCCATCGTGGCCTGGGGATTCGACAACCTCGACAGCAAACAACTCGATGGTGAAAAAGAGGATGCTCACATTGCCCGGATCTATATTGCGGCAAACCGCGAGATCGAGAAGGATGAGGGAATCACCCAGCAGGTCAACACCCTGATGCAGCTTGTAGAGAACGGGGACCCGGCAACGGTGAAAAAGTTCCGCCGCGAGGTCTCGCGGTGCCTTGACGGGTTCAAGGTCACGATGAAGGATCTCAATGTTGCCCATGACCGGTTCGTCTGGGAGAGCGACTTCATCCGGAACGGGAACACAGAAAGGATCATCAACAAGCTCAAGAGGATCCCCCAGGCACACGAAGAGGAGACGCTCTATCTCGATCTCTCGGAGTTCGGGTTCGAGAACAAGTACGTTCTCCGCAGGAGCGACGGGACTTCGGTCTATGCAGCCCGGGATCTTGCCTTCCATGCCTGGAAAGGGGCAAATTTCGACCGGGTCATCGATGTCCTAGGCGCTGATCACAAACTGATCGGGGCCCAGCTCCAGTGCACGATGAAACTCCTCGGGGAAAAGGTACCGGAGATCGTCCACTTCGAATTCGTCTCGCTTCCCGAAGGTTCGATGAGCACCCGGGCCGGCAAGTTCGTCTCGGCCGATGATCTCATAACTGAAATCCGTAAGCGGGCATTCGAGGAAGTGACCACCCGGAGACCGGAACTGGATGAGAAAACGCGCCGGTCAATCGCGCAATCGGTCGGTCTCGCCGCGATCCGGTATGATATCGTGAAAGTATCCCCCGAAAAGAGCACCGTGTTCGACTGGAAGGAGGCGCTGGATTTCGAGCGGCAGAGCGGCCCCTACATCCAGTACGCCCATGCCCGGGCCTGCAGCATCTTGGAGAAGGCAGGGGCATTCCCCGAAGTTTTCGAGCTTGAGACCGAACAGGAGATCATCCTTGCAAAGATGATTGCCCGGTTCCCCCGGGTGATCGAAAATGTGGTTGCCGAGCTCCGCCCGCACATCCTTGCCATCTATGCACGGGAACTGGCTGACACCTTCAACACATTCTACCATTATGAGCCGGTGCTCAAAAGCGAGGGACAGATCCGCAACCGGCGCCTCACGCTCGTAAAGGCCGTGCAGAACACGCTCAAAGAGTCGCTCGAGACCCTTGGGATCGATGCCATCCACTCCATGTGA
- the twy1 gene encoding 4-demethylwyosine synthase TYW1, with the protein MPSTPCDPLRRQGYQFFSRASTAALKPCMWCKRALQGGDMCYKHQFYGISSHRCVQMTPTLRCNQRCLFCWRSFEHEPSEEEECSPETILAGIHKYQKKALAGYNAVLDNTVTEKLWQEALDPKHVAISLSGEPTLYRQLPELIDLFNNKGYTTFLVSNGTNPEILRRCNPFQMYVSLDAPDRETYHSICRPLEDYWERVNESLRLLGTRRSAVRVTLVKGLNDFTPERYASILQESGASFVEIKGYMYLGYSRNRLARENMPEHALVRSFAEKVAAACDYRFKDENELSRVVVLERTR; encoded by the coding sequence ATGCCATCCACTCCATGTGATCCCCTGCGCAGGCAGGGATACCAGTTTTTTTCACGGGCATCCACAGCAGCGCTCAAACCCTGCATGTGGTGCAAGCGGGCACTTCAGGGAGGTGACATGTGCTACAAGCACCAGTTCTATGGCATTTCCAGTCACCGCTGTGTCCAGATGACCCCGACGCTGCGCTGCAACCAGCGCTGCCTCTTCTGCTGGCGATCCTTTGAGCATGAGCCTTCCGAAGAGGAGGAATGCTCCCCGGAAACCATCCTTGCCGGGATCCACAAGTACCAGAAAAAAGCGCTCGCCGGCTACAACGCAGTACTCGATAATACCGTTACAGAAAAACTCTGGCAGGAAGCGCTGGATCCAAAACATGTCGCTATCTCACTCTCGGGTGAACCCACCCTCTACCGGCAGCTCCCGGAACTTATCGATCTCTTCAACAACAAAGGATATACCACGTTTCTCGTGAGCAACGGAACCAACCCGGAGATACTCCGCCGTTGCAACCCATTCCAGATGTACGTGTCGCTGGATGCTCCGGACCGGGAAACCTACCATTCGATCTGCAGGCCGCTTGAGGATTACTGGGAGAGGGTGAACGAGAGCCTCCGTCTGCTCGGCACCCGCAGATCGGCAGTGAGAGTGACACTCGTCAAAGGGCTCAATGATTTTACACCTGAACGTTATGCATCGATCCTTCAGGAGTCAGGCGCAAGCTTTGTGGAAATAAAGGGATATATGTATCTGGGATACAGTAGAAACCGGTTGGCAAGAGAGAACATGCCGGAGCATGCACTGGTGCGATCCTTTGCGGAGAAGGTTGCAGCTGCATGCGATTACCGGTTCAAGGACGAGAATGAACTGAGCAGAGTGGTAGTGCTGGAGCGTACAAGATGA
- the sepS gene encoding O-phosphoserine--tRNA ligase: MRFNPEDWKQKSHENFEGAWHDGPSVLTPASHADTYPCRVYKRAQAHPVFATINRLRETYLSMGFDEAEVPVIIDEKDIYRQFGPEAMAVLDRVFYLGGLPRPNVGIARKQLDEINEILRSHKNTHIHENTATVSDAHLHHHYQQMTPGTEERLRETLHAYKKSEIDGDELTFELAKVLGVDDGLVVHILDAVFPEFRALVPESSRSTLRSHMTSGWFMTLGSIWDKSPLPLRMFSVDRCFRREQAEGPTRLMTYHSASCIVAGDDVTIEDGKAVSEALLSAFGYTDFRFQPDEKRSKYYMPDSQTEVYARHPVHGWVEVATFGMYSPSALAEYGIGVPVMNLGLGVERLAMIAYNANDVRQLCFPQFFPRPLSNQEIARAVHLREEPVSPEGKTLAMAIAKTSAANATAQGPCSFTAWEGLLGGVKISVAVEESESNAKLCGPACANEIFVHEGSVLGVPDVEKWKQVRTEGVPTGISYLSAVSALAAARIEEAARCGKGTTVQVKMAKLPSDINLKIDEYAMRFVTDNKKKVDVRGPVFLSVSSTIRE, translated from the coding sequence ATGAGATTCAATCCTGAAGACTGGAAACAAAAATCACACGAGAATTTCGAAGGGGCATGGCACGATGGGCCGTCGGTCCTGACCCCGGCATCGCATGCAGACACGTACCCGTGCCGGGTATACAAGCGGGCTCAGGCTCACCCTGTCTTTGCCACCATCAACCGTTTGCGCGAGACCTATCTCTCGATGGGGTTTGACGAGGCCGAGGTCCCGGTCATCATCGATGAGAAGGACATCTACCGCCAGTTCGGGCCCGAAGCAATGGCCGTGCTCGACCGCGTCTTCTACCTTGGCGGTCTCCCGCGCCCGAATGTCGGGATCGCCCGTAAGCAGCTGGATGAAATTAATGAGATTCTCAGGAGTCACAAGAATACCCACATACACGAGAACACCGCGACGGTCAGTGATGCACATCTTCACCACCATTACCAGCAGATGACACCGGGAACCGAAGAGCGCCTCCGGGAAACCCTCCACGCATACAAGAAATCCGAGATTGACGGGGACGAGCTGACATTCGAGCTTGCCAAAGTCCTTGGAGTCGATGATGGTCTCGTGGTCCACATTCTCGATGCAGTCTTCCCGGAATTCCGGGCACTTGTTCCAGAATCTTCCCGCTCCACGCTCCGCAGCCACATGACCAGCGGCTGGTTCATGACGCTTGGTTCGATCTGGGATAAGAGCCCGCTACCGCTCCGCATGTTCTCGGTTGACCGCTGTTTCCGGCGCGAGCAGGCAGAAGGGCCTACCCGGCTCATGACCTACCATTCCGCATCCTGTATTGTTGCGGGCGATGATGTGACCATTGAGGATGGAAAAGCGGTAAGCGAAGCGCTCCTCTCCGCGTTCGGATATACCGACTTCCGGTTCCAGCCCGATGAGAAGCGTTCCAAGTATTACATGCCGGACTCCCAGACCGAAGTCTATGCCCGGCACCCGGTTCACGGATGGGTCGAAGTGGCGACGTTTGGTATGTACTCCCCGTCAGCCCTCGCCGAGTATGGCATCGGGGTGCCGGTCATGAATCTCGGTCTTGGCGTGGAGCGGCTCGCTATGATCGCTTACAATGCAAATGATGTCCGGCAGCTCTGCTTCCCCCAGTTCTTCCCCCGCCCGCTCAGTAATCAGGAGATTGCCCGGGCAGTACACCTGCGAGAGGAACCGGTCTCTCCAGAAGGCAAAACACTCGCCATGGCGATTGCAAAGACCTCTGCTGCGAATGCAACTGCCCAGGGGCCCTGCTCATTTACTGCATGGGAAGGGCTGCTTGGCGGTGTAAAGATCAGCGTTGCCGTGGAAGAGTCTGAATCCAACGCAAAACTATGCGGTCCTGCCTGCGCAAACGAGATCTTTGTCCACGAGGGTTCCGTTCTCGGAGTACCGGATGTTGAGAAGTGGAAGCAGGTGCGAACCGAGGGAGTACCGACAGGGATCAGCTATCTGAGTGCAGTGTCTGCTCTCGCAGCAGCAAGGATCGAAGAGGCAGCACGTTGTGGGAAAGGAACCACAGTTCAGGTAAAGATGGCAAAACTCCCAAGCGACATCAACCTGAAGATCGATGAGTACGCAATGCGATTTGTCACGGACAACAAGAAGAAAGTGGATGTCCGGGGCCCGGTCTTCCTCTCGGTCAGCTCAACCATCAGGGAATAA
- a CDS encoding phosphoribulokinase, translating into MDYLPNFKEIIAHSPVVFTLGVAGDSGSGKTTFTSAIRQIFGPDLVSTITLDDYHKYDREERRLRDITPLHPDANNLMQLEMDIAELKQGHSIHKPVYNHTTGRFDPPVPFSPRKILILEGLHTLFTPRLRELMDFSIFVDPDNEVKYTWKRLRDMERRGYSSDQVTEEIVRREKDYEAFIAPQRCEADAVIRISPSKYGMEKGPEKNVYSISLMQNRMRRTLSDIDLNIDLYSLLSFHDEDFLIEFSTQFVNCAKMRSLTFDGQMNYETIRKLEKSIEHQTGVHPIAMFEGRETVTATDIIQLILSWRIIHRRIFIKERA; encoded by the coding sequence ATGGATTATTTGCCCAATTTTAAGGAGATTATTGCCCATTCTCCCGTTGTCTTTACCCTTGGTGTGGCCGGGGATAGCGGGTCGGGAAAGACCACGTTCACGAGCGCCATCCGGCAGATATTCGGGCCGGATCTTGTTTCGACTATAACACTTGATGATTATCACAAGTACGACCGGGAAGAACGCAGATTGCGTGATATCACGCCCCTTCATCCGGATGCCAACAATCTCATGCAGCTGGAAATGGATATTGCGGAACTGAAGCAGGGACATTCCATCCATAAACCGGTGTATAATCACACTACCGGCCGGTTCGATCCCCCTGTCCCGTTCTCGCCCCGGAAGATTCTAATCCTGGAAGGGCTCCACACGCTCTTCACCCCGCGCCTCCGGGAACTGATGGACTTCTCCATCTTTGTTGACCCGGATAATGAGGTGAAATATACCTGGAAACGGCTCCGTGATATGGAGCGTCGGGGTTATTCTTCGGATCAGGTAACAGAAGAGATTGTACGGCGCGAGAAGGATTATGAGGCTTTTATTGCACCTCAACGGTGTGAGGCGGATGCGGTTATCCGAATATCCCCCTCAAAGTATGGGATGGAGAAAGGGCCTGAAAAGAACGTGTACAGTATCTCACTCATGCAGAACCGGATGCGGCGCACCCTCTCGGACATCGATCTCAATATCGATCTGTACTCGCTTCTCTCGTTCCATGACGAAGATTTCCTTATCGAGTTCTCCACGCAGTTTGTCAATTGTGCAAAGATGCGGTCCCTGACATTTGACGGGCAGATGAATTACGAAACTATACGTAAACTTGAGAAGAGCATCGAGCACCAGACCGGTGTCCACCCGATTGCCATGTTCGAAGGAAGAGAGACCGTAACGGCAACGGATATCATCCAGCTCATCCTCTCCTGGAGGATCATCCACCGGAGAATCTTTATCAAAGAACGGGCTTGA
- a CDS encoding helix-turn-helix transcriptional regulator, which produces MQTKIKEYRTRLSLTQEDLAKAVGVRRETIVFLEQGKYNPSLRLAHDVAKTLHATIDDLFLFEEDSEMSGNREVLVD; this is translated from the coding sequence ATGCAGACAAAAATAAAAGAATACCGCACGCGACTTTCCCTGACCCAGGAGGATCTCGCAAAAGCCGTAGGGGTGCGCCGGGAGACCATTGTCTTTCTCGAACAGGGAAAATATAACCCATCCCTTCGGCTAGCCCATGACGTGGCAAAAACCCTGCATGCAACGATTGACGATCTCTTCCTTTTCGAAGAAGATTCCGAAATGTCCGGCAACCGCGAAGTGCTTGTGGATTAA